In Phycodurus eques isolate BA_2022a chromosome 10, UOR_Pequ_1.1, whole genome shotgun sequence, a genomic segment contains:
- the calcoco1b gene encoding calcium-binding and coiled-coil domain-containing protein 1b isoform X3, with amino-acid sequence MEKQYPRSAVVFRNVGWSSLSEYHTYSWSLVPEGYTEGNDVDCCALFHASYLPRPSTVEYHFVYVHKMGKVCGQSRPFTFCAPKPLDELETLREERDEEDGDDEEEELLLVVPRAQLLQSELEECLREKAELQQAVLEAKQEIEEERRSSTKAKEEWESERDTMKEEIHQLCQNLTHKCDALKKVEGKHKDVESCQENLNSELSQLMAEKGHSQRQIKDLEDEVKVLTEREKERNVELERLKEILMKLSSQIKHDEEKRKLLQAEHEATQTEVRGLQSRLDSSERLAEGLRGELRELGIRQGHAHAELHQSRLQLAQLGLQLSEEKLLLREERANWALEREAFRSAAQADQQKVEELRSEVQRKEEQLQAKFWSESDSNRMQADQHSDTQLMLPALVDPVFRSVTFISMRGNM; translated from the exons ATGGAGAAACAATATCCCCGGTCTGCGGTGGTCTTTCGAAAT GTGGGCTGGTCATCGCTTAGCGAGTACCACACATACTCATGGTCGCTTGTCCCTGAAGGCTACACTGAAGGAAACGATGTTgactgctgtgcactttttcaCG CCTCCTACCTGCCTCGCCCCAGCACAGTGGAGTACCACTTTGTCTACGTGCACAAGATGGGGAAAGTTTGCGGCCAAAGCCGACCGTTCACCTTCTGCGCCCCCAAACCTCTGGATGAGCTGGAGACCTTGAGAGAGGAACGAGATGAGGAAGATGGagacgacgaggaggaggagctgctCCTGGTGGTCCCCAGAGCTCAGCTGCTCCAG AGTGAGCTAGAGGAGTGCTTGAGGGAGAAGGCAGAGTTGCAGCAGGCTGTGCTGGAGGCCAAACAGGAAAtagaggaggagaggaggagcagcacaaaAGCAAAGGAGGAGTGGGAGAGCGAAAGGGACACGATGAAGGAGGAGATTCACCAGCTCTGTCAAAACCTGACACACAAATGTGACGCCTTGAAGAAGGTGGAAGGAAAACACAAG GATGTGGAAAGCTGTCAGGAAAATCTCAACTCTGAACTGAGTCAACTCATGGCTGAAAAAGGGCACAGTCAGCGACAAATCAAAGACTTGGAGGATGAAGTCAAGGTGCTGACTgaaagagagaaggagagaaaCGTGGAGTTGGAAAG GCTGAAGGAGATACTGATGAAATTATCCAGTCAGATCAAACATGATGAAGAAAAGAGAAAGTTGCTACAA GCGGAACACGAGGCCACGCAGACGGAGGTCCGTGGGCTGCAGAGTCGCCTGGATTCGAGCGAGCGCTTGGCCGAGGGACTTCGCGGGGAGCTGAGGGAGCTGGGCATCCGTCAGGGCCACGCCCACGCCGAGCTGCACCAAAGCCGCCTGCAGCTGGCCCAGTTGGGCCTGCAGCTCTCTGAGGAGAAGCTTCTTCTCAGAGAAGAGCGTGCCAACTGGGCCCTGGAGAGAGAAGCTTTCAGGAGTGCGGCGCAG gCTGACCAACAGAAAGTGGAGGAGCTGAGGAGTGAGGTGCAAAGGAAGGAAGAGCAACTGCAAGCAAAGTTTTGGAGCGAGAGCGACAGTAATAGA ATGCAGGCGGACCAGCACAGTGACACACAACTGATGCTGCCAGCACTTGTGGACCCAGTTTTCAG
- the calcoco1b gene encoding calcium-binding and coiled-coil domain-containing protein 1b isoform X1, which produces MEKQYPRSAVVFRNVGQRYFPQTRVECHYSVTSAHQWSSSDWIGIFKVGWSSLSEYHTYSWSLVPEGYTEGNDVDCCALFHASYLPRPSTVEYHFVYVHKMGKVCGQSRPFTFCAPKPLDELETLREERDEEDGDDEEEELLLVVPRAQLLQSELEECLREKAELQQAVLEAKQEIEEERRSSTKAKEEWESERDTMKEEIHQLCQNLTHKCDALKKVEGKHKDVESCQENLNSELSQLMAEKGHSQRQIKDLEDEVKVLTEREKERNVELERLKEILMKLSSQIKHDEEKRKLLQAEHEATQTEVRGLQSRLDSSERLAEGLRGELRELGIRQGHAHAELHQSRLQLAQLGLQLSEEKLLLREERANWALEREAFRSAAQADQQKVEELRSEVQRKEEQLQAKFWSESDSNRMQADQHSDTQLMLPALVDPVFRSVTFISMRGNM; this is translated from the exons ATGGAGAAACAATATCCCCGGTCTGCGGTGGTCTTTCGAAATGTGGGTCAGCGCTACTTCCCCCAAACCCGAGTAGAGTGTCACTACAGCGTGACTTCGGCTCATCAGTGGAGCAGCAGTGACTGGATAGGCATCTTTAAG GTGGGCTGGTCATCGCTTAGCGAGTACCACACATACTCATGGTCGCTTGTCCCTGAAGGCTACACTGAAGGAAACGATGTTgactgctgtgcactttttcaCG CCTCCTACCTGCCTCGCCCCAGCACAGTGGAGTACCACTTTGTCTACGTGCACAAGATGGGGAAAGTTTGCGGCCAAAGCCGACCGTTCACCTTCTGCGCCCCCAAACCTCTGGATGAGCTGGAGACCTTGAGAGAGGAACGAGATGAGGAAGATGGagacgacgaggaggaggagctgctCCTGGTGGTCCCCAGAGCTCAGCTGCTCCAG AGTGAGCTAGAGGAGTGCTTGAGGGAGAAGGCAGAGTTGCAGCAGGCTGTGCTGGAGGCCAAACAGGAAAtagaggaggagaggaggagcagcacaaaAGCAAAGGAGGAGTGGGAGAGCGAAAGGGACACGATGAAGGAGGAGATTCACCAGCTCTGTCAAAACCTGACACACAAATGTGACGCCTTGAAGAAGGTGGAAGGAAAACACAAG GATGTGGAAAGCTGTCAGGAAAATCTCAACTCTGAACTGAGTCAACTCATGGCTGAAAAAGGGCACAGTCAGCGACAAATCAAAGACTTGGAGGATGAAGTCAAGGTGCTGACTgaaagagagaaggagagaaaCGTGGAGTTGGAAAG GCTGAAGGAGATACTGATGAAATTATCCAGTCAGATCAAACATGATGAAGAAAAGAGAAAGTTGCTACAA GCGGAACACGAGGCCACGCAGACGGAGGTCCGTGGGCTGCAGAGTCGCCTGGATTCGAGCGAGCGCTTGGCCGAGGGACTTCGCGGGGAGCTGAGGGAGCTGGGCATCCGTCAGGGCCACGCCCACGCCGAGCTGCACCAAAGCCGCCTGCAGCTGGCCCAGTTGGGCCTGCAGCTCTCTGAGGAGAAGCTTCTTCTCAGAGAAGAGCGTGCCAACTGGGCCCTGGAGAGAGAAGCTTTCAGGAGTGCGGCGCAG gCTGACCAACAGAAAGTGGAGGAGCTGAGGAGTGAGGTGCAAAGGAAGGAAGAGCAACTGCAAGCAAAGTTTTGGAGCGAGAGCGACAGTAATAGA ATGCAGGCGGACCAGCACAGTGACACACAACTGATGCTGCCAGCACTTGTGGACCCAGTTTTCAG
- the calcoco1b gene encoding calcium-binding and coiled-coil domain-containing protein 1b isoform X2: protein MEKQYPRSAVVFRNVGQRYFPQTRVECHYSVTSAHQWSSSDWIGIFKVGWSSLSEYHTYSWSLVPEGYTEGNDVDCCALFHASYLPRPSTVEYHFVYVHKMGKVCGQSRPFTFCAPKPLDELETLREERDEEDGDDEEEELLLVVPRAQLLQSELEECLREKAELQQAVLEAKQEIEEERRSSTKAKEEWESERDTMKEEIHQLCQNLTHKCDALKKVEGKHKDVESCQENLNSELSQLMAEKGHSQRQIKDLEDEVKVLTEREKERNVELERLKEILMKLSSQIKHDEEKRKLLQAEHEATQTEVRGLQSRLDSSERLAEGLRGELRELGIRQGHAHAELHQSRLQLAQLGLQLSEEKLLLREERANWALEREAFRSAAQADQQKVEELRSEVQRKEEQLQAKFWSESDSNRMQADQHSDTQLMLPALVDPVFSELTGSIMW, encoded by the exons ATGGAGAAACAATATCCCCGGTCTGCGGTGGTCTTTCGAAATGTGGGTCAGCGCTACTTCCCCCAAACCCGAGTAGAGTGTCACTACAGCGTGACTTCGGCTCATCAGTGGAGCAGCAGTGACTGGATAGGCATCTTTAAG GTGGGCTGGTCATCGCTTAGCGAGTACCACACATACTCATGGTCGCTTGTCCCTGAAGGCTACACTGAAGGAAACGATGTTgactgctgtgcactttttcaCG CCTCCTACCTGCCTCGCCCCAGCACAGTGGAGTACCACTTTGTCTACGTGCACAAGATGGGGAAAGTTTGCGGCCAAAGCCGACCGTTCACCTTCTGCGCCCCCAAACCTCTGGATGAGCTGGAGACCTTGAGAGAGGAACGAGATGAGGAAGATGGagacgacgaggaggaggagctgctCCTGGTGGTCCCCAGAGCTCAGCTGCTCCAG AGTGAGCTAGAGGAGTGCTTGAGGGAGAAGGCAGAGTTGCAGCAGGCTGTGCTGGAGGCCAAACAGGAAAtagaggaggagaggaggagcagcacaaaAGCAAAGGAGGAGTGGGAGAGCGAAAGGGACACGATGAAGGAGGAGATTCACCAGCTCTGTCAAAACCTGACACACAAATGTGACGCCTTGAAGAAGGTGGAAGGAAAACACAAG GATGTGGAAAGCTGTCAGGAAAATCTCAACTCTGAACTGAGTCAACTCATGGCTGAAAAAGGGCACAGTCAGCGACAAATCAAAGACTTGGAGGATGAAGTCAAGGTGCTGACTgaaagagagaaggagagaaaCGTGGAGTTGGAAAG GCTGAAGGAGATACTGATGAAATTATCCAGTCAGATCAAACATGATGAAGAAAAGAGAAAGTTGCTACAA GCGGAACACGAGGCCACGCAGACGGAGGTCCGTGGGCTGCAGAGTCGCCTGGATTCGAGCGAGCGCTTGGCCGAGGGACTTCGCGGGGAGCTGAGGGAGCTGGGCATCCGTCAGGGCCACGCCCACGCCGAGCTGCACCAAAGCCGCCTGCAGCTGGCCCAGTTGGGCCTGCAGCTCTCTGAGGAGAAGCTTCTTCTCAGAGAAGAGCGTGCCAACTGGGCCCTGGAGAGAGAAGCTTTCAGGAGTGCGGCGCAG gCTGACCAACAGAAAGTGGAGGAGCTGAGGAGTGAGGTGCAAAGGAAGGAAGAGCAACTGCAAGCAAAGTTTTGGAGCGAGAGCGACAGTAATAGA ATGCAGGCGGACCAGCACAGTGACACACAACTGATGCTGCCAGCACTTGTGGACCCAGTTTTCAG tgaATTGACGGGCTCCATCATGTGGTGA
- the calcoco1b gene encoding calcium-binding and coiled-coil domain-containing protein 1b isoform X5, which translates to MGKVCGQSRPFTFCAPKPLDELETLREERDEEDGDDEEEELLLVVPRAQLLQSELEECLREKAELQQAVLEAKQEIEEERRSSTKAKEEWESERDTMKEEIHQLCQNLTHKCDALKKVEGKHKDVESCQENLNSELSQLMAEKGHSQRQIKDLEDEVKVLTEREKERNVELERLKEILMKLSSQIKHDEEKRKLLQAEHEATQTEVRGLQSRLDSSERLAEGLRGELRELGIRQGHAHAELHQSRLQLAQLGLQLSEEKLLLREERANWALEREAFRSAAQADQQKVEELRSEVQRKEEQLQAKFWSESDSNRMQADQHSDTQLMLPALVDPVFRSVTFISMRGNM; encoded by the exons ATGGGGAAAGTTTGCGGCCAAAGCCGACCGTTCACCTTCTGCGCCCCCAAACCTCTGGATGAGCTGGAGACCTTGAGAGAGGAACGAGATGAGGAAGATGGagacgacgaggaggaggagctgctCCTGGTGGTCCCCAGAGCTCAGCTGCTCCAG AGTGAGCTAGAGGAGTGCTTGAGGGAGAAGGCAGAGTTGCAGCAGGCTGTGCTGGAGGCCAAACAGGAAAtagaggaggagaggaggagcagcacaaaAGCAAAGGAGGAGTGGGAGAGCGAAAGGGACACGATGAAGGAGGAGATTCACCAGCTCTGTCAAAACCTGACACACAAATGTGACGCCTTGAAGAAGGTGGAAGGAAAACACAAG GATGTGGAAAGCTGTCAGGAAAATCTCAACTCTGAACTGAGTCAACTCATGGCTGAAAAAGGGCACAGTCAGCGACAAATCAAAGACTTGGAGGATGAAGTCAAGGTGCTGACTgaaagagagaaggagagaaaCGTGGAGTTGGAAAG GCTGAAGGAGATACTGATGAAATTATCCAGTCAGATCAAACATGATGAAGAAAAGAGAAAGTTGCTACAA GCGGAACACGAGGCCACGCAGACGGAGGTCCGTGGGCTGCAGAGTCGCCTGGATTCGAGCGAGCGCTTGGCCGAGGGACTTCGCGGGGAGCTGAGGGAGCTGGGCATCCGTCAGGGCCACGCCCACGCCGAGCTGCACCAAAGCCGCCTGCAGCTGGCCCAGTTGGGCCTGCAGCTCTCTGAGGAGAAGCTTCTTCTCAGAGAAGAGCGTGCCAACTGGGCCCTGGAGAGAGAAGCTTTCAGGAGTGCGGCGCAG gCTGACCAACAGAAAGTGGAGGAGCTGAGGAGTGAGGTGCAAAGGAAGGAAGAGCAACTGCAAGCAAAGTTTTGGAGCGAGAGCGACAGTAATAGA ATGCAGGCGGACCAGCACAGTGACACACAACTGATGCTGCCAGCACTTGTGGACCCAGTTTTCAG
- the calcoco1b gene encoding calcium-binding and coiled-coil domain-containing protein 1b isoform X4 — protein MGAQLRTSFLKTTFSASYLPRPSTVEYHFVYVHKMGKVCGQSRPFTFCAPKPLDELETLREERDEEDGDDEEEELLLVVPRAQLLQSELEECLREKAELQQAVLEAKQEIEEERRSSTKAKEEWESERDTMKEEIHQLCQNLTHKCDALKKVEGKHKDVESCQENLNSELSQLMAEKGHSQRQIKDLEDEVKVLTEREKERNVELERLKEILMKLSSQIKHDEEKRKLLQAEHEATQTEVRGLQSRLDSSERLAEGLRGELRELGIRQGHAHAELHQSRLQLAQLGLQLSEEKLLLREERANWALEREAFRSAAQADQQKVEELRSEVQRKEEQLQAKFWSESDSNRMQADQHSDTQLMLPALVDPVFRSVTFISMRGNM, from the exons ATGGGAGCACAGCTACGAAcgtcttttttaaaaacgacTTTTTCag CCTCCTACCTGCCTCGCCCCAGCACAGTGGAGTACCACTTTGTCTACGTGCACAAGATGGGGAAAGTTTGCGGCCAAAGCCGACCGTTCACCTTCTGCGCCCCCAAACCTCTGGATGAGCTGGAGACCTTGAGAGAGGAACGAGATGAGGAAGATGGagacgacgaggaggaggagctgctCCTGGTGGTCCCCAGAGCTCAGCTGCTCCAG AGTGAGCTAGAGGAGTGCTTGAGGGAGAAGGCAGAGTTGCAGCAGGCTGTGCTGGAGGCCAAACAGGAAAtagaggaggagaggaggagcagcacaaaAGCAAAGGAGGAGTGGGAGAGCGAAAGGGACACGATGAAGGAGGAGATTCACCAGCTCTGTCAAAACCTGACACACAAATGTGACGCCTTGAAGAAGGTGGAAGGAAAACACAAG GATGTGGAAAGCTGTCAGGAAAATCTCAACTCTGAACTGAGTCAACTCATGGCTGAAAAAGGGCACAGTCAGCGACAAATCAAAGACTTGGAGGATGAAGTCAAGGTGCTGACTgaaagagagaaggagagaaaCGTGGAGTTGGAAAG GCTGAAGGAGATACTGATGAAATTATCCAGTCAGATCAAACATGATGAAGAAAAGAGAAAGTTGCTACAA GCGGAACACGAGGCCACGCAGACGGAGGTCCGTGGGCTGCAGAGTCGCCTGGATTCGAGCGAGCGCTTGGCCGAGGGACTTCGCGGGGAGCTGAGGGAGCTGGGCATCCGTCAGGGCCACGCCCACGCCGAGCTGCACCAAAGCCGCCTGCAGCTGGCCCAGTTGGGCCTGCAGCTCTCTGAGGAGAAGCTTCTTCTCAGAGAAGAGCGTGCCAACTGGGCCCTGGAGAGAGAAGCTTTCAGGAGTGCGGCGCAG gCTGACCAACAGAAAGTGGAGGAGCTGAGGAGTGAGGTGCAAAGGAAGGAAGAGCAACTGCAAGCAAAGTTTTGGAGCGAGAGCGACAGTAATAGA ATGCAGGCGGACCAGCACAGTGACACACAACTGATGCTGCCAGCACTTGTGGACCCAGTTTTCAG